From one Lycium ferocissimum isolate CSIRO_LF1 chromosome 5, AGI_CSIRO_Lferr_CH_V1, whole genome shotgun sequence genomic stretch:
- the LOC132055580 gene encoding acyl carrier protein 1, chloroplastic-like — MASASATCLRFGCSANQSFNTSQISRGVKLVSVGWGRTAGFPSLRTSRFHVAAAKAETVDKVISIVRKQLALPAETKVGPESTFSKDLGADSLDTVEIVMALEEEFGIAVEEENSENIATVQDAADLIEKLVEKK, encoded by the exons aTGGCTAGTGCTTCAGCTACTTGTCTCAGATTTGGGTGTTCAGCCAATCAGTCGTTCAACACATCTCAG ATAAGCAGAGGTGTGAAGTTGGTCTCTGTGGGTTGGGGAAGGACTGCTGGTTTCCCTTCTCTCAGAACATCCCGTTTCCATGTTGCAGCT GCAAAGGCAGAGACAGTGGATAAGGTGATAAGCATAGTGAGGAAGCAACTGGCTTTACCTGCAGAGACTAAAGTCGGCCCTGAAAGTACGTTTAGTAAGGACCTTGGTGCTGACTCTCTTGACACT GTGGAGATTGTGATGGCCTTGGAGGAGGAGTTTGGGATTGCAGTAGAAGAAGAGAATTCTGAGAATATTGCAACAGTACAAGATGCTGCTGACTTGATTGAAAAACTTGTTGAAAAAAAGTAG
- the LOC132055579 gene encoding uncharacterized protein LOC132055579, which yields MGYAQLVIGPAGSGKSTYCSSLYQHCETTRRTIHIVNLDPAAENFDYPVAMDIRNLISLDDVMEELGLGPNGGLMYCMEHLEENLDDWLTEELENYLDDDYLVFDCPGQIELFSHVPVLKNFVEHLRRKNFNVCVVYLLDSQFITDVTKFISGCMASLSAMVQLELPHVNILSKMDLVTNKKEIENYLNPEPQLLLAELNQRMAPQFQKLNKSLIEVVDQYSMVSFLPLDLRKESSIQYILSQIDNCIQYGEDADVKVKDFDEEEDD from the exons ATGGGTTACGCACAGTTAGTTATTGGCCCTGCAGGCAGTGGAAAG TCCACTTACTGCTCTAGTTTGTATCAACACTGTGAGACCACACGACGCACAATCCATATTGTGAACCTAGATCCTGCTGCAGAGAACTTTGACTATCCAGTGGCTATGG ACATCAGAAATCTTATCTCGCTGgatgatgttatggaagaaCTTGGTCTCGGACCAAATGGTGGCCTTATGTATTGCATGGA ACATCTTGAAGAAAATCTGGATGACTGGCTAACAGAAGAGTTGGAGAACTACTTGGATGATGATTACCTAGTGTTTGACTGCCCAG GCCAGATTGAACTTTTCTCACATGTTCCTGTGCTGAAGAACTTCGTGGAGCACTTAAGGCGTAAAAATTTTAATGTTTGTGTCGTATATTTACTTGATTCCCAG TTTATTACAGATGTGACCAAATTCATAAGTGGTTGTATGGCTTCACTCTCTGCTATGGTTCAACTTGAACTACCCCATGTTAACATTCTGTCGAAGATGGATCTTGTgacaaacaaaaaggaaattgaGAA TTACTTGAATCCAGAGCCTCAGCTATTACTGGCAGAGTTGAATCAGCGAATGGCTCCACAATTTCAAAAGCTTAACAAATCATTGATTGAAGTG GTGGACCAGTACAGCATGGTGAGCTTTCTCCCTCTTGACCTGAGAAAAGAGAGCAG CATACAGTACATCTTATCTCAGATTGACAACTGCATTCAGTATGGAGAGGATGCTGACGTAAAGGTTAAAGATTTTGACGAAGAGGAGGACGATTAA
- the LOC132055201 gene encoding uncharacterized protein LOC132055201, with protein sequence MQPQLTRPPMPQVSTPPISYPPPVMRPRRGGPPMPPPQGMQMRPGDPPMAPPPQFSGQRPMGVPPPPMMSGPPPTGMYGGQPPRPGMPPPPPGRKDPVYGPPRPGMPPPPNAPPQQNQQQ encoded by the coding sequence ATGCAACCTCAGTTAACCCGGCCTCCAATGCCTCAAGTTTCTACTCCGCCTATTAGTTACCCGCCTCCAGTTATGAGGCCCCGGCGTGGTGGGCCACCAATGCCGCCACCTCAGGGTATGCAGATGAGGCCTGGGGACCCACCGATGGCGCCGCCACCACAGTTTAGTGGTCAGAGGCCTATGGGGGTTCCACCGCCTCCAATGATGAGCGGTCCACCTCCAACTGGAATGTATGGTGGTCAACCGCCTCGACCGGGTATGCCACCACCGCCACCAGGCAGGAAGGATCCTGTTTATGGACCGCCTCGTCCTGGTATGCCTCCACCGCCTAATGCTCCTCCACAGCAGAATCAGCAGCAGTAG